The following proteins are encoded in a genomic region of bacterium:
- a CDS encoding DUF1264 domain-containing protein, producing the protein MRSIGWRITQIVLVLTITGAVATLTAGAGRLAPAAGGDSPRPTEGWTLHITAKMHFPGKPEMLAHHFCKTVAGGLIECQLYDSAAPDARLVGVETIVSAATYAKFSPAEKALWHYHRVEIPLVSAAVLDMSPDEAAKVVNSIVDTYGKIYLVWDPSVQSLPTGRPSITVLPTKPK; encoded by the coding sequence GTTGGCGAATCACGCAGATCGTGCTCGTCCTCACCATCACCGGTGCCGTGGCGACGCTTACCGCGGGGGCCGGTCGTCTCGCGCCCGCGGCCGGAGGTGACAGCCCCCGGCCCACCGAGGGCTGGACGCTCCACATTACGGCGAAGATGCACTTCCCGGGGAAGCCCGAGATGCTGGCCCATCACTTCTGCAAGACCGTCGCGGGCGGGCTCATCGAGTGCCAGCTCTACGACAGCGCCGCCCCGGATGCCCGTCTCGTCGGCGTGGAAACGATCGTGAGCGCCGCGACCTACGCGAAATTCTCGCCGGCGGAAAAGGCGCTGTGGCACTACCATCGGGTCGAGATTCCGCTGGTCTCGGCGGCGGTACTCGACATGTCCCCGGACGAGGCCGCGAAAGTCGTCAACTCGATCGTGGATACCTATGGAAAGATCTATCTGGTGTGGGACCCGTCGGTCCAGAGCCTGCCGACCGGCCGGCCGAGCATCACCGTGTTGCCAACGAAGCCGAAGTAG